A DNA window from Massilia putida contains the following coding sequences:
- a CDS encoding GGDEF domain-containing protein yields MLFLSQRFFIKDNQDELRLHAHKYDFEIDFFHEVSDFVAAVERDSADSLYLIDLDALYNMQSDMQAARKTLLLRELLQRLPANHRYVYLQTVRQGSRFLLQQRLVDNNCLAYAEKPIANDVLVDKLFNLFAQQKRGDLVRVVMLGAPPGWDEAALQAQRLDIVYHTDPQTLHLRVRDLQPDIVLVTDVEYERTEAVVRVLKRNIEADPVREITLLQRGPDAAQARRALDSGFDALLTMDDPDLLARQLLNRADKIRISRDLIGKDRATGLLNKIGLQQKTQSLICRAALEGKPLCLGVIDIDKFKTINDTWGHYFGDIVIKRLSLTLVPRMEEGDLLSRFGGEEFVVVFWDCTLEEGWRRLDGMRQAFGANAFEVKPGEVRHFSFSGGLAAYPAYRSENELFLRADAMLYEAKEGGRNQIRPLPERVAQTG; encoded by the coding sequence GTGTTGTTCTTGTCGCAACGCTTCTTCATCAAGGACAACCAGGACGAATTGCGGTTGCACGCCCATAAATACGACTTCGAGATCGATTTTTTCCACGAGGTCAGCGATTTCGTGGCCGCCGTCGAGCGTGACAGCGCCGACAGCCTGTACCTGATCGACCTCGACGCGCTGTACAACATGCAGTCCGACATGCAGGCGGCGCGCAAGACCTTGCTGCTGCGCGAGTTGCTGCAGCGCCTGCCGGCCAACCACCGTTATGTCTATCTGCAAACGGTGCGCCAGGGCAGCCGGTTCCTGCTGCAACAGCGTCTCGTCGACAACAATTGTCTGGCGTATGCGGAAAAGCCGATCGCGAACGACGTCCTCGTCGACAAGCTGTTCAACCTGTTTGCGCAACAGAAGCGCGGCGACCTCGTGCGCGTGGTCATGCTCGGCGCGCCGCCCGGCTGGGACGAGGCCGCGCTGCAGGCGCAGCGCCTGGACATCGTTTATCACACCGACCCACAGACGCTGCATCTGCGCGTCAGGGACCTGCAACCCGACATCGTCCTCGTCACGGACGTGGAATACGAGCGGACGGAAGCGGTCGTGCGTGTGCTCAAGCGCAATATTGAAGCGGACCCGGTGCGCGAGATCACGCTGCTGCAACGCGGTCCCGACGCGGCGCAGGCCCGGCGCGCGCTCGACAGCGGCTTCGACGCGCTGCTCACGATGGACGACCCGGATTTGCTTGCCCGTCAATTGCTCAACCGGGCCGACAAGATCCGCATCAGCCGCGACCTGATCGGCAAGGACCGCGCGACGGGCCTGCTGAACAAGATCGGCCTGCAGCAAAAGACCCAATCGCTTATCTGCCGCGCCGCGCTGGAGGGCAAGCCGCTGTGCCTGGGCGTCATCGACATCGACAAGTTCAAGACGATCAACGATACCTGGGGCCATTACTTCGGCGACATCGTCATCAAGCGCCTGTCGCTGACGCTGGTGCCGCGCATGGAAGAAGGCGACCTGCTGAGCCGCTTCGGCGGCGAGGAATTCGTCGTGGTGTTCTGGGATTGCACGCTGGAGGAGGGCTGGCGCCGGCTGGATGGGATGCGCCAGGCGTTCGGCGCCAACGCGTTCGAAGTCAAGCCGGGGGAGGTGCGCCACTTCTCGTTCAGCGGCGGCCTGGCCGCGTATCCGGCCTACCGCAGCGAAAACGAGTTGTTCCTGCGGGCCGATGCCATGTTATACGAAGCGAAAGAAGGCGGCCGCAACCAGATCCGGCCGCTGCCCGAACGGGTTGCGCAAACGGGCTGA